A genomic region of Methanothermobacter sp. CaT2 contains the following coding sequences:
- the surE gene encoding 5'/3'-nucleotidase SurE: MKILITNDDGVNSSGIIAARRAVEDLGETIIVAPATQQSGIGHALTLFEPVRVSEVTLRDGSGAYAVSGTPTDAVIIGIFELMDEKPDLVISGINMGENLGKSELTTSGTIGAAMEAAVHGVPSLAVSLQVRRGDIKFHDGHVDVDFSLAAELTGRVASRILRRGLPEGVDFLNLNVPSHPASDEIRLTRLGDRMYNVHIKKRLDPRGRPYYWIDGDPAGTDLPGTDVHTLKAENTATLTPISLDCTAGPDSMEGWLD, from the coding sequence ATGAAGATTCTTATAACAAATGATGATGGAGTTAACTCTTCAGGCATCATTGCAGCAAGAAGGGCCGTTGAGGACCTTGGGGAGACAATCATAGTGGCCCCCGCCACCCAGCAGAGCGGGATAGGCCATGCTCTGACACTCTTTGAACCTGTGAGGGTAAGTGAGGTCACCCTCAGGGATGGATCAGGGGCCTATGCTGTTTCGGGGACACCCACCGACGCTGTTATCATAGGGATATTCGAGCTTATGGATGAAAAGCCCGACCTCGTGATATCAGGGATAAATATGGGTGAGAACCTTGGTAAATCAGAACTGACAACATCAGGGACAATAGGGGCGGCAATGGAGGCTGCAGTGCATGGGGTGCCATCCCTGGCAGTTTCTCTCCAGGTGAGACGGGGTGATATCAAGTTCCATGACGGCCATGTTGACGTTGACTTTTCACTGGCAGCTGAACTCACAGGGAGGGTTGCATCGAGGATACTCAGGAGGGGACTCCCTGAGGGTGTTGACTTCCTGAATCTGAATGTCCCCTCTCATCCAGCAAGCGATGAGATAAGGCTCACGAGGCTGGGGGACCGGATGTACAATGTTCACATAAAGAAAAGGCTGGATCCCCGTGGACGCCCATACTACTGGATAGATGGTGACCCTGCAGGTACAGACCTTCCGGGTACAGATGTCCACACACTTAAGGCTGAAAACACCGCCACCCTCACCCCCATATCACTCGACTGCACAGCAGGCCCTGACTCAATGGAGGGCTGGCTTGATTAG
- a CDS encoding restriction endonuclease, with the protein MEELKKQKLVDFIAKVMEDSGFKVYKDFRTSQHIVDIYGILPTALGDIGVVVACKNYDENWKVGMDVLKEMEMAAKTLKASKVVIVTTSDFSSQARNYAVKRNMKLIDRKGLIRIAEDFSKKIQVPEEEDEEYPDEEEVEVYTPPSNIFHTTPQRGVLSRRESRKPLAPVIRGLMQNTIILILTVVAVSFIIATLLQLAAGLGTSLTGVLKLMIAAALSYGIPYLVEEDGAVIMIKGTIVFFSSLLLLVILILI; encoded by the coding sequence GTGGAAGAATTGAAGAAACAGAAACTGGTGGATTTTATTGCCAAGGTCATGGAGGATTCTGGTTTTAAGGTTTACAAGGACTTCAGGACCTCCCAGCATATAGTGGATATCTACGGAATTCTTCCAACCGCCCTCGGGGACATCGGGGTCGTTGTTGCCTGTAAGAATTATGATGAAAACTGGAAGGTTGGAATGGATGTTCTGAAGGAAATGGAAATGGCTGCAAAGACCCTCAAGGCATCCAAGGTCGTAATTGTAACGACATCTGATTTCTCATCCCAGGCAAGAAATTATGCTGTGAAGAGAAACATGAAGCTCATAGATAGGAAGGGCCTTATACGGATTGCAGAGGACTTCTCAAAGAAAATCCAGGTCCCTGAAGAGGAGGATGAGGAGTACCCTGATGAGGAGGAGGTTGAGGTCTACACTCCCCCATCAAACATATTCCACACTACACCCCAGAGGGGGGTTCTATCAAGAAGGGAGAGCCGCAAACCTCTGGCTCCAGTTATAAGGGGTCTGATGCAGAACACCATAATACTTATCCTGACAGTTGTTGCTGTGTCATTCATCATTGCGACCCTTCTGCAGCTTGCGGCTGGTCTTGGAACGAGCCTCACCGGTGTTTTGAAGCTGATGATCGCAGCAGCCCTATCCTATGGTATACCCTACCTGGTGGAGGAGGACGGTGCCGTTATAATGATAAAGGGTACGATAGTATTTTTCAGTTCACTCCTTCTGCTGGTCATCCTGATACTGATCTGA